The genomic interval AAAAAGATAAAATTAATTCTTTGAATCATTTTAATCATGAACATGAATATTCTAAACATTTAGAAATTCAAAAAGGAACAAAAGTTTTTCATAAAAATTTTGGAGCAGGAACCATTGTAGAATTACAAAATAAGAATCAAATAGCTTTAATAAAATTTCAAAAATCGGGAGAAAAAAGAATTTTTTTAAAATTAGATAAACTTGTTATTTACTCATAACAAAAATTTATGGATGATTCAAAAAAAATTAAATTTAATTTTTATTTTCAGAAAATAATTTGTTTTGTAGCGATTATTTTCTTTTTCATTAAATTAATTACTTGGCATATTACTTCTTCACTTTCTATATTTAGTGATGCCATGGAAAGTTTAATTAATATCATTAGTGGCTTTATTGGATTATGTAGTCTTTATATATCATCTTTGCCTAAAGATCAAAATCATCCATACGGACATGGAAAAATAGAATTTATATCAACGGCTATAGAAGGGGTTTTAATTTCTATAGTAGGAATTACTATTTTTATAAATACTTTTATACGTATTAAATATAACATGCATGGAATTCTTTTATCTAGATTAGATTATGGTGTACTTTTAATGTCATTTACTGGAATTATTAATTACTTATTAGGGTTTTTAGCTTGTAAGATCGGACATAAAAATGGAGCTTTAACATTAATAGCTAGTGGAAAACATCTTCAAATAGATACCTATTCTACTTTTGGTATAGTTGTAGGATTAATTTTGTTGAATATCACCAAATGTACATGGATAGATCCTATTATTTCTATTATTTTTTCTTCCGCAATTTTGTATACAGGATTTAAATTATTGAGGAATGCTACAGCTGGAATTATGGATGAATCTGATAAAAAACTTTTAAAAAAATTATCTTTTTACCTTAACGAAAAAAGAGATGTGCATTGGATCGATCTTCATCATTTAAAAATCATTAAATATGGTAGCGCATTACATATAGATTGTCATCTAATTGTTCCATGGTATTTTAATATAAAAGAAGCGAATCAAGAAGTAAAAAAGTTAACTCAACTAACCAAAAATGAATTTGGATATAAAGTAGAACTATCTGTTCACGTAGAAGCTTGCTCTAACGATCATTGTGCATTTTGTTCTAATCATTCTTGTCAAGTAAGAAAAAACCTTTTTCAAAAAAAAATTCTTTGGACTTTAGATAAAACGTCTTATTATAACAACAATAAAACTAAACTTTAAATATATATTATGGAATACAACACTAATCGTTTCAAATTGGTGATCCCAGAATATGGGAGAAATATTCATAAAATGATAGACTACGCCATACAAATAAAAAACAGAAAAAAAAGAAATCGTTGTGCATGGGGGATTATTAAATTAATGACGGGTTCTATTCATCCTAAGTTTCACAAATCGATTCCTTATTTTCAACATAAATTATGGAATCAATTATTTATTATGTCTAAATATCAATTAGATATTGATACTCCTTTTCCTAAACCAAACACAAAAGAAAACTACAAAATAAGTTTCTGTAACAAAAAAGTCGTGTATCCTGAATATTTAACTAATTTTAGATATTATGGAAAAATAATAAGAAATATGATCCATGTAGCAATACGTTGTAAAGATACGCAAAAAAAGGAAGGGTTGTTTTATGCTATTGCTAATACAATGAAAAAAAACTACTTAAGATGGAATAAAAATATGGTGGAAGATTACGTCATATTTAAAGATTTAAAAAAACTTTCAAAAGGAAAAATATGTTTAATGAAAAATACAGATCCATTATTACAATGTTCTAAAATTTTAAAAAGTAAAAAAAAATTACTAAAAAATAGTAAAGTTAGTTTTAAATCATAACAATGGGGATTTTCAAAATAAAAGGAGGTTTCTCTTTAAAAGGAGAAATTCAACCGCAAGGAGCTAAAAATGAATCTTTGCAGGTATTATGTGCCGTATTACTCACTTCAGAAAAATTGAGAATTAAAAATATTCCAGAAATAGGAGACGTTAAATGTTTAATGCAAATTCTTAAAGAATTAGGAGTTTTAGTAAAAAAAAATGGAATTGGAGATTATACTTTTCAAGCAAAAAATATAAACATTGAATATTTGAATACGAAAAGATTTCATGAATATGGAAAATCCATCAGAGGATCAATTATGATTGCAGGACCTTTGCTCGCTAGATTTGGAAAAGTTTGTATTCCGATTCCCGGAGGAGATAGGATAGGTAGACGACGTTTAGATGCTCACTTGACAGGATTCAAATTATTAGGAAGTAATATACATTATCATAATGATTCCCAATATTTTGATTTACAAATAATAAATAAAAACAATTTAACTGGAGAGTATATTTTAATGGAAGAAGCTTCTATTACGGGAACAGCTAATATCATTATGGCGGCCACTTTAGCTAAAGGAAAAACTACTATTTATAATGCTGCTTGTGAGCCTTATATTCAACAATTATGCAAATTGTTAAATAAAATGGGAGCGAAAATTAAAGGAATAGGATCTAATTTAATTAATGTAATTGGAGTTAAAGAACTAGGTGGATGTGACGAGCATACTATATTACCTGATGTAGTAGAAATAGGCAGTTGGATAGGGTTAGCTGCTATTACTTGTTCTGAAATTAGAATTAAAAATGTTAGTTGGAAAAATTTGGGAATTGTTCCTAAAACATTTCAGAAAATGGGGATCAAATTAGAAAAGGAAAAAGATAATATTTATATTCCATCACAAAAATCTTATCAAATCAAAAAATCATTTAACAATGCAATATTGACAATATCTGATGCTCCATGGCCTGGATTAACTCCAGATTTATTAAGCATTTTAACTGTAGTAGCGACTCAAGCTAAAGGAAGTGTTTTAATTCATCAGAAAATGTTTGAAAGTAGATTATTTTTTGTAGATAAACTTATAGAAATGGGAGCTCAAATCATATTATGTGACCCTCATAGGGCTACTGTTATAGGACTTAATCACAAATCTTCCCTAAGAGGAGCGATATTAAATTCTCCAGATATAAGAGCGGGAATTTCACTGCTTATAGCAGCTCTTTCGGCTAAAGGCACCAGTATTATTAAAAATATAGAACAAATAGATAGAGGATATGAAAATATAGATAAGAGATTACGTTTTTTAGGGGCAAATATTCTAAGAATGAAATGATATTTTACCTTATCAACTTTAATTATTTTCCTATCATATCAATTCAATTAATTTATAAATAAATAAGTGAAATAAAAATACAAAAATTCGTAATTTTAATTTGATCAAAATCAATATATTTTTTTATTTAATGTTTTTAAATAAAAATGAGGTATTTTTTTCATATTATGTTTTATTTCAAAACCATATAACTTTATATGTCATCTAAATAGATAAATTGAATGAAAAAGATCAGAAAAAAATAATAATGAAAAATTATGGAAAAATTTGAATATATAACTAAAAAAGGATTAGAAAAATTACAAAAAGAAATAGAAAGACTAGAAAACATAGAACGTCCGAAAATATCCATGCAAATAGCAGAAGCTAGAGATAAAGGGGACTTATCAGAAAATGCTGAGTATGATGCAATAAAAGAGGCTCAAGGCTTTTTAGAAATGAATATAGCTAAGTTAAAAAAAAAACTATCTAACGCACGTATCATAGATGGATCACAAATTAATAGAACTAGAGTTTCTATTCTTTCTACAGTAAGAGTTAAAAATTTAACTAATGGAAGAGAACAAATATATACTTTAGTTCCAGAGGGTGAAGCTGACTTAAAATCAGGAAAAATATCTATAAATACTCCTATATCAACAGGATTACTTGGAAAACAAGTCGGACAAATAGCCCATATTAAATTGCCTAATAAAATGATACTTGATTATGAAATTTTAGAAATAGCATTTAGTGAATAATATAAATATATTTCAAAAAATAATTAATAATGAAATTCTAGCTTATAAAGTAGCGGAAAGTTCTGATCATTTAGCTTTTTTAGATATTTATCCTATAAAAATAGGGCATACTTTGGTAATTCCAAAAAAAAGTAATAGAGATAAAATTTTTTCTCTATCGGAAGAAGAATTTATCTCTATTATGTCTTTTACAAAAAAAATAGCGATAGGTATAGAAAAAATCATACCTTGCAATCGCGTAGGTATGTTTGTCATGGGGTTTGAAATTCCTCATGTCCATATTCATTTAATTCCTATGGATAAAGAAAGTGATGGAAATTTTTCCAAAAAAAGAATGGTTTTATCTTCAAAAAATTTTCAAATTTTGTCTAAAAAAATAAAAAAATCTATTCAAAAAAATATCAATGAAAATTATCATTGATATTTAATGATTCCAATGAAATAGGATCTTTAACCCTTTTATTGTATGTAGTTTATCTTTTATATGAATTTTTTTTGTTAAAGGTGCATATATGTGAGAAAGACCTCCGGTCGCAATAACAAAACAATTCGTTTTTAATTCTTGATTGACTCTATTAATCAACCCTTCAACCATACTTAAATATCCATAGATAATTCCACTTTGAATACATGTTTCTGTGTACTTCCCCAATATTTTAGGAGGTTTTTTCAATTCGATTTGTGATAATTGAGCAGTATTTCCAATCAACGCTGTTAAAGAACTATTGATTCCGGGAGCAATAATAACACCTTGAAGATTCCCATATTTATCTATACAGGTTAAACTTAATGCAGTCCCAAAATCCACTACTAAAGTGGAGGTATGATTGTTTTTGTATAATGTGTATGCAGCTATAGCGTTAGCATACAGATCTGTACCTAACTGATGAGAATCATGTTTTATAGGAGAAGGAGAATTTCTATCAACTATAATAGCTTTTATTTTATGTATTTCATATAAAGATTGTTCCACGATATTTGTGAGAGGAGGGACGACTGATCCAATAACAATGTTTTGTATAAATTCTGAAAGAATCCCATATTGTTGATATATACTTCTAAATAACAAAATATATTCATCCAGCGATCTATGTGGATTGCTATTAATAATCCAGGAATAATTACATTCTAAATTATAATTATTATCAAATAGTCCAAAACGAAGACTGGAATTTCCAATGTTTATTGTTAACAACATGATTTATTCCATTTTTGGAAAAATGCATTTTGAATTAGAAAATTGTTTTTTTTTCAATTTCATACATATTCATATAATTTCATAAAAGTATATTTTATTTTGTAGTATTGTATTAATTATTAATATATGACTAATATTTGTAAAATAAATTTTAAAATAAAAGGAGAAGGAATTCCTATAGTATTATTACATGGATTTATGGAAAGTTTAGAAATATGGAATTATATATATCGCAGTATTTCTACTAAGTATAAAGTTATTTTGATAGATCTTCCAGGACATGGAAAAAGTATTTTCACATTAGAAAAAAATATGATTTTTACAATGGAAAAAGCAGCAGAAATGGTAAAAAAAATTTTAGAAAAAAAAAATATACAAAAAGCTATTTTCATAGGTCATTCTATGGGTGGATATATAGCTTTAGCTATAGCGGAAGAATATCCAGAAATGTTTTTAGGTTTATGTTTACTTCATTCAACAACAGAATCAGACACACTTGAAAAAAAGAAAAGTCGTATTCAGTCTATTCAATTAGCAATCAATAATTATCCATTATTTATATCCACAAGTATCAAAAAATTATTTCATTATGAAAAATTATCTTTTTTACAAAAAGAAATTTCTTTTACAAAGAAAATAGCTTCGCATACTCATATCAATAGTATTATTTCTTTTTTAAAAGGAATGTCTATTCGAAAAGATAGAAAATTTTTGCTGAAAACAACTGGATTTCCAAAACTATATATAACCGGTTTATACGATCTAATTCTTGATAAAAAAAAAATTTATGAAGAAACTAAAAATGGAAATCAAATTTATTTTGTTGCAATACCTACAGGTCATATGGGGCACATAGAACGCCCTAAAAAAATTATAAAAATATTAGAAAATTTTATAGATTTTTATAGTAAATAAATAGGAATAGGAAAATGAATAAAAAAAAATTACGAAAAAAATATTTCCATATGAGAAAATCTTTTTCTCAAAAAGAAATTATAAAAATGAGTAACGAAATTTTTTCCCATTTAAAAAATATATTTTTTATATGGGAAAAAACATATTATCACATTTTTTTACCTATACGTGAATATAAAGAAGTAAATACATTTATTATAATTAATTTTTTACTAAAAATAGGAAAATGTGTTACGATACCCTGTTCTAATTTTCGTAATTTTTCTATAGAAAATTGTTTATTTCATGAAAATACTATATTAACAAAAAAAAAGTATGGAATTTTAGAGCCTATTCCCATGCATAAATCTATCGTTTCAATCTCTCTAATTGAAATAATATTTATTCCTTTATTAATATTTGATTCAAAAGGTTATAGAATAGGTTACGGAAAAGGCTTTTATGATAGATTTATTTCTTTATGTGAAAAAAACGTTATTAAAATAGGTTTAAGTTTTTTTTATCCCATAAAAAAAATCAAGGATATACATAAAAATGATTTATTAATAGATATAGGAGTCACTCCCTATCATATTTTTTTCTTTAAAAAATTCAATAAAGAAAAACTTTGAAAATATCCCAAAGAATAATTAACATCATAATTAAACTAATTATTACAAATCCGTAAATAGTACAACGTTCGATGATTTCTTCATTTATTTTCTTTCTTGTTATCATTTCTATCATAATAAATAATATATAACCACCATCTAATGATGGTATGGGAAATAAATTTAAAAAAGCTAACCAAATAGATAAAGTAGCTGTTAAAGTCCAAAAAATCCCCCAGTTCCATTGAGATGGAAATTCTTTAGCTATGGAAAAAAAACTACCTATTTGTTTATAAGCTTTAGTTTCTATATGAAAAACATTTTTCAAAAAAAAGATTTGATTTTTTAAAACATTCCAAGCTTTTTTTATCCCATGAGGGATACTCTCAAAAAAAGAGTAACTCTTTTTTTCAAATAAAAAAATTTGATCTAAATCCATAAAATTTTTTAAATAAATACCTAAAACTCCTTTTGGATCTAAAAAAATTTCTTTCTGAATAAATTTTCCATTTCTATTAATGGATATTAATATGTTTTCATTTTTATATTTTGATAATAAATCTTTTAATTGATCAGAAAAAAGAACAAATTCAGAATTAATAGCTAATATTTCATCATTATTTTTTAATCCATATTTTTCTGCTTCAGAATTTTTGATGACATAATTGATTATAGGAGGGACACGGGGTTGAATAAAAAAGTTCAGTTCTTTTCTATCAAAAAGATATTTTTTCTTGTTATTATTTAATGATAATTTTATTATATTTCCCATACGATCTACAGTAATAGAATTACCTAAAATAATTGCTTTAGGAATATCATTAAAGTATGGGACATACTTTTCGTTTACGAATAAAATTTTATCTCCATTTTTCAATCCTATTTTTTCTCCTAAAGAATCAACTTCTATTCCGTATTTAACATTTTTTGTAGGGAGATAAGTTTCCCCATATTTAAACAATAAAAAAGTGAAAATTAAAACAGATAACAATATATTGAAAATAATTCCTCCAGCAATAATCAATAATCTTTTGATTGCTGACTTAGAACGATACTCCCAATTCTTAATCCGATTTTCGGATAAAACATTTTTATCATCCATCATCATTCCAGATATTTTAACATATCCTCCTAAAGGCAACCACCCTATTCCATAAATGGTATGTCCTATTTTTTTTTTAAAAAGAGAGAACCAAGGATCAAAGAATAAAAAAAATCTTTCTACTCTTACTTTAAACACTTGAGCTAGAATAAAATGACCTAATTCATGAACAACAACTAATATAGAAATGCTAAGTAGCAATTGTATAGATCTAATTAAAATTGATGACATTTCTAAGATTTAAAAAATAAAAAAGATAAATTTAAACCTTTATTACAAAATAAAAATATATTTTGAATTTATCTAATCTTAAAAAAGGAGAAAAAGGGATTATTAAAGGATATAAAAATGATAATTTCCCTATAAAACTATTAGAGTTAGGAGTTTTACCTGGGGTAAAAATCGAAATACTTTTTGTTTCTATTTTTTACGATCCATTATGCATTAGCTATGATCAATCTTGCTTAGCTTTACGAAAAGAAGAAGCTGAAAATATCATAATAGAACCTATTATTTTTTAGATAACAAATAATGTCAAAAATTAAATTAGCGCTTGTTGGAAATCCAAATGTAGGAAAAACTTCTTTGTTTAATAAATTAACTGGTCTCAATCAAAAAGTAGGAAATTATATAGGAGTTACAGTTGACAAAAAAATAGGATATTTTTATTATGACTACACGTGCTATCAAATTATAGATCTTCCTGGAACTTATAGTATATATCCTTCATCTGAAGATGAAGAAGTGGTTTGCAGATTGCTGAGCAACCTGAATGATTTAGATTATCCAGACAAAATTATAGTAGTAGCAGATTCCTCGAATTTAAAAAAAAGTCTTCTTTTACTAAGACAAGTACAAGATTTAGGATTTCCTGTTCTTTTTGTGTTAAATATGCTTGATGAAGCAAAAAAAAAGGGAATATCTATTAATATAGAAAAATTAAAAAAATTTCTTATAACAGAAATTGTATTAATCAATGCAAGAGAAGGAATAGGATTAAATAAAGTTAAAATAAAAATAAATAATTTAAATTTAAATAATAATAAAAAAAGGAAAAGAACCTATTTTTTTAATCCAAGATTACATTATTCTTCTGCTATTAATGATGTAAAAAATAATTATAAAGTAAACACTTATCAAGCGTGGTCTTATTTAGCTTATAATAGAAAATTTTTAAAAAAAGATAATTTATTACATGAAATAAAAAAAAAATATAATATTATACCGAAAAGACTACAAATCAAGGAAACATTAGATAGATATGAAGAAATAGGAAAAGTTTTCTCAAAAACAGTTTCCGAATTCATTTCAGATAAAGAAAAAACCTATTTAGAATTTTCTAAAAAAATAGATAATCACTTAATTTTGCATCCTTTTTGGGGTTATTTTGTTTTTTTTTTCTTTTTATTTTTCATTTTTCAATGTATTTTTTTTTGGTCAGAAATTCCAAAACAATTTATAGAGTTTTTTTTTTCTTTTGTCCAAAAAAAGTTGGAAAATATTTATCCTGGTCCTTTAAATAATTTTTTATTACAAGGTATATTTCCCGCAATTAGTACTATTCTCTCTTTTATTCCGCAAATTTCTATTTTACTATTTTTCCTTCTTATCATGGAAGAAAGTGGATATATAAGCAGAGTTATATTTTTAATGGATAGAATCATGCGGCCTTTTGGATTAAATGGAAAAAGTGTTGTTCCGCTTATTTCTAGCATAGCTTGCGCTATTCCTGCAATCATATCAGCTAGACATATAGATAATCCAAGAGATCGTTTAATTACTATTTTAGCGACTCCTTTTATGACCTGTTCGGCAAGATTACCTGTTTATACTCTTATCATATCTCTAATTATACAGGATAAAAAATGGTATTTTATTCAACTTAGAGGAATAGTGCTCATGGCTATGTATATTTTAGGAATTATATCTGCTTTGAGTGTTTCAATAATTTTACATCAATTTTTAAAAAAAAATTATAAAAGTCATCTTATCATGGAAATTCCTACTTATAAAATTCCTATGTTAAAAAATGTATTGATTACTCTATGGATTAATCTTAAATCCTTTATTATAAATGCAGGAAAAATGATTTTATTGATAAACATATTAATTTGGGTTTTAGGAACTTTTGGTCCTTCAGAAAATTCATCAAATAAAAATTCAATCATAAAAATAGAAAAAAAAGAATTGCCTCATTCTTATTTGGGGTTATTGGGAAAAAAAATGGAACCTATAATTCATCCATTAGGATATGATTGGAAAATTGGAATAGGATTGATATCATCTCTTGTAGCGAGAGAAGTTTTTGTTAGCACCATGGCTTCTGTATATAGCATAGAAGAAAAAGAAAATTTTTTAAAGGAAAAAATGAAAAAAGAAATGTCACCTAGAACTAAAAAGCCTATTTATAATTTAGCAACAGGAATTTCTTTACTATTTTTTTATGCATTTTCTATGCAATGTATGAGTACCTTATCCATAATAAAAAAAGAAACAAAATCCTGGAAATGGCCAATATTACAATTTATTTTTATGACTTTATTAGCTTATATAGCTTCATTATTAATATATCAAACATTAAAAAAATAATAAAATGTGGCAATATATTATAATAGGTTTATTTTTTTTATATTCAATTTTTTGTTTATTTAGAAAATTATTGAATTTTTTTTATCCAAAAAAAAATTTTTGCAAGAAAAGATGTAATTGTAAATTATGAAATTTTATTTGTTCATTTTTTCAATGGAAGCATATATGGTATTTTTAAAAACATCGGATAAAGAGATTCCAACTATTTTCAATTGTTTTGGAAAAATACTTTCTTCTGAAAGACCTGGTACTGTATTGATTTCCAAAAAATAAGGTTCTTCATTTACAATGATATATTCCGCTCTAGATATTCCTGATAAATTTAGAAAATTGTATACTTTTTCTGCTGTATTTCGTATTTTATTCTCAATATTTTTAGATAATTTTGCCGGAGTGATTTCTTTAGATTTACCAGAATATTTTGATTCAAAATCAAAAAAATCATTTTGACTAATTATTTCTGTTATTGGTAAAACAACAACTTCATTTTTAAATGAAAAAACACCTACTGATACCTCTTTTCCTTTCAAAAAAGATTCTATAATAATCTCTTCATCTTCTAGAAAAGCTTTTTGTACTGCATCAAACAAATCTTTTTCTTCATAAACTTTTCTTATCCCTAAACTAGATCCAGATCTATTAGGTTTTACAAAACAAGGTAGACCTACTTTATTTAAAATTTTTTTACTACAAAAAATTTGATTTTTATTTAAAAAAAAAGACTCGGCCGTATTAATTCCAAAATGCTTCAAGAAAGTTGAACAATATTTTTTATTAAAAGTAACATTAGCATGATGAAAATTACATCCTGTATAAGGAATTTTTAACAGCTCAAAATAAGCTTGTAATATTCCATCTTCTCCTGGAGTTCCATGTATAGCATTAAATACACAATCAAATTTTAATTTTTTCATTCTAAAAACAGTAAAATCTTGTTTATTAATAGGATATTCTTTATTTTTCTCATTTTTCATGAACCATTTATCTTTGAAAAGATATATCCGATAAGGATCAAATTCTTTTCTACATAAATTTTCATAAACAACTTTTCCACTTTTTAGTGAAACAACAGATTCTTTTGAATATCCCCCCATAACGACAGCTATTTTTTTCATTATTTATTTTTAATTTTGTTAATTTTTTGATATAAAAACATTTTTATGAATTATTCAAAATATTTTGTAATATTCATCATCAATTTTATAATTTCCATATTTATTTTATATAAAATTACTCAATTGGCATTGAAATGGGTAGATATTTATACAAAACATGGATCTTATGTTGTAGTTCCTAATTTAAGAGGTTTTAATATGACTCAATCTATATCAATTTTAAAAAAATTAGGCCTGAAATACGATATAGATACATCACGTTATGATCCTAATTTTAGGATTAATGGAATTATTTCCTTTTCACCAGAAGCTGGAAATCATGTTAAAGAAGGAAGACATATATATATACAAGTTAATTCTAAATCATCCCAATCTATTTTGCCTAATATCATTAATAAAGATAAACGAATAGCTATAAAATTACTTCATGCTAATCATATATCCGTCAAAGAAATAAAATATATTAATGATATGGATAAAGATATTATTTTAAAAGTTTTATATAAAAATAAATCTATCCGATTTGGATATCGGTTTCCTACTAATACCAATCAAGATGGAATCACTTTAATTATTGGAAAAGGATATGAAAAAAACAACTCCATAGTACCTGATGTTATTGGAATGACTTTATATTCAGCTACTTACGTTTTAAAAAATCAATTATTTCATGTTATTAATTTTTACTATGATCATGAAATCAAAAATCCTGAAAAAAATGCAAAAGTATACCGTCAAAAACCTGAACCTGGAGTGATTCATAACAAAAATAAATCTGTTGAACTTTGGTTAACTTCAAAAGAATTATTAGATGATTTAATTCAAATAGAAGAAAAAGATTCTCAGAAACAACAAACAGAAAAAATACAAATAGAAGAAAAAAAGCCTCAAAAACAAACCGAAGAAAAAAAAGAAAAAGAACAAATAGAATCGAACTAAATGAAAAAAGTTCAAATCACTGCAAAGAAAAATCAAAAAGAAATTCGTATTGATAAGTTTTTGAAAAAAAATATAGAAAATATTAGCAGAAATCAAATTCAAAAATTAACGATTTCAGGTAAAGTTATTGTGAATAAACATATTGTAAAAAAAAATTATAAAATAAAATCTTTGGATTTTATAGAAATAGAAATTCCTAATATTCCTACATTAGATCACTTAGAGTATAAAAATATTATTGCGGAAAAAATAAATATTGATATTATCTATGAAGATGAAGACGTTCTTGTAGTTAATAAACCTGCAGGAATGGTAGTTCATCCTGGCTTTGGCAATAATAAAGGAACATTAATTCATGGAATTAAATATCATTTCCAAAACTCAAATTTGAGTAATT from Blattabacterium cuenoti carries:
- the feoB gene encoding ferrous iron transport protein B is translated as MSKIKLALVGNPNVGKTSLFNKLTGLNQKVGNYIGVTVDKKIGYFYYDYTCYQIIDLPGTYSIYPSSEDEEVVCRLLSNLNDLDYPDKIIVVADSSNLKKSLLLLRQVQDLGFPVLFVLNMLDEAKKKGISINIEKLKKFLITEIVLINAREGIGLNKVKIKINNLNLNNNKKRKRTYFFNPRLHYSSAINDVKNNYKVNTYQAWSYLAYNRKFLKKDNLLHEIKKKYNIIPKRLQIKETLDRYEEIGKVFSKTVSEFISDKEKTYLEFSKKIDNHLILHPFWGYFVFFFFLFFIFQCIFFWSEIPKQFIEFFFSFVQKKLENIYPGPLNNFLLQGIFPAISTILSFIPQISILLFFLLIMEESGYISRVIFLMDRIMRPFGLNGKSVVPLISSIACAIPAIISARHIDNPRDRLITILATPFMTCSARLPVYTLIISLIIQDKKWYFIQLRGIVLMAMYILGIISALSVSIILHQFLKKNYKSHLIMEIPTYKIPMLKNVLITLWINLKSFIINAGKMILLINILIWVLGTFGPSENSSNKNSIIKIEKKELPHSYLGLLGKKMEPIIHPLGYDWKIGIGLISSLVAREVFVSTMASVYSIEEKENFLKEKMKKEMSPRTKKPIYNLATGISLLFFYAFSMQCMSTLSIIKKETKSWKWPILQFIFMTLLAYIASLLIYQTLKK
- a CDS encoding D-alanine--D-alanine ligase, coding for MKKIAVVMGGYSKESVVSLKSGKVVYENLCRKEFDPYRIYLFKDKWFMKNEKNKEYPINKQDFTVFRMKKLKFDCVFNAIHGTPGEDGILQAYFELLKIPYTGCNFHHANVTFNKKYCSTFLKHFGINTAESFFLNKNQIFCSKKILNKVGLPCFVKPNRSGSSLGIRKVYEEKDLFDAVQKAFLEDEEIIIESFLKGKEVSVGVFSFKNEVVVLPITEIISQNDFFDFESKYSGKSKEITPAKLSKNIENKIRNTAEKVYNFLNLSGISRAEYIIVNEEPYFLEINTVPGLSEESIFPKQLKIVGISLSDVFKNTIYASIEKMNK
- a CDS encoding PASTA domain-containing protein, yielding MNYSKYFVIFIINFIISIFILYKITQLALKWVDIYTKHGSYVVVPNLRGFNMTQSISILKKLGLKYDIDTSRYDPNFRINGIISFSPEAGNHVKEGRHIYIQVNSKSSQSILPNIINKDKRIAIKLLHANHISVKEIKYINDMDKDIILKVLYKNKSIRFGYRFPTNTNQDGITLIIGKGYEKNNSIVPDVIGMTLYSATYVLKNQLFHVINFYYDHEIKNPEKNAKVYRQKPEPGVIHNKNKSVELWLTSKELLDDLIQIEEKDSQKQQTEKIQIEEKKPQKQTEEKKEKEQIESN